One window of Dysgonomonas mossii genomic DNA carries:
- a CDS encoding adenylyltransferase/cytidyltransferase family protein: MKKVFVSGCYDMLHSGHVAFFEEAASYGDLYVGIGSDKTVNELKARKTINSEQERLYMIKSLRFVKDAWINKGSGILDFIDDLKELKPDIFFVNNDGHSALKEQLCKDLHIEYIVSKRIPHTGLPTRSTTALREECRIPYRIDLAGGWLDQPNVSSLYPGAVLTISIEPDYDFNDRSGMSTSSRKKAIELWQVDIPTGDKEKLAKTLFCFENPPGTKYVSGSQDSLGIVLPGLNKLYYDGDFWPSRIEKVLDDEILLWLEKHLWLVPLYPRHHDYDVLSNTNITLENAKRLSNAAENAWESLKEKDIKKLGEAIRESFEAQIVMYPHMVSDDILEVLNKYKSSALGWKLSGAGGGGYLIFVSETPIENAIQIRIRKAE; encoded by the coding sequence ATGAAAAAGGTTTTTGTAAGTGGGTGCTACGATATGCTCCATAGCGGCCATGTTGCATTTTTTGAAGAAGCTGCCAGTTACGGAGATTTATATGTGGGGATAGGTTCCGACAAAACAGTAAATGAACTAAAAGCCCGAAAAACCATAAACAGTGAGCAGGAACGCCTATATATGATAAAGTCTCTTCGGTTTGTAAAAGATGCCTGGATCAATAAAGGAAGTGGCATACTTGACTTTATTGATGATCTGAAGGAACTGAAACCCGACATCTTCTTTGTTAACAATGACGGACACAGCGCCTTAAAAGAACAGCTATGCAAAGACCTTCATATAGAATACATCGTAAGCAAAAGAATCCCCCACACCGGATTACCAACTCGCTCTACAACAGCTTTGCGAGAAGAATGCAGAATTCCCTATCGGATAGATCTGGCAGGAGGCTGGCTTGATCAGCCAAATGTAAGCAGTCTATATCCGGGAGCTGTACTTACAATATCTATTGAGCCCGATTATGACTTCAATGACAGGAGTGGTATGTCAACCAGCTCACGTAAAAAAGCCATAGAACTCTGGCAGGTAGATATCCCGACAGGAGATAAAGAAAAACTCGCTAAAACCTTATTCTGCTTCGAGAATCCTCCGGGAACAAAATATGTAAGTGGCTCACAGGATTCATTGGGAATCGTTCTGCCCGGACTCAACAAGCTATATTATGACGGAGATTTCTGGCCATCGCGTATAGAGAAGGTATTGGATGATGAGATATTGTTGTGGCTAGAAAAACATTTGTGGCTTGTACCATTATATCCACGTCACCACGATTATGATGTCCTATCAAACACTAATATTACACTTGAGAATGCAAAAAGGTTAAGCAATGCTGCTGAGAATGCATGGGAGTCACTAAAAGAAAAAGATATAAAAAAACTAGGGGAAGCCATTAGAGAAAGCTTCGAAGCTCAAATCGTAATGTATCCGCACATGGTATCAGACGATATTCTCGAAGTTTTAAACAAATATAAATCATCCGCTTTAGGTTGGAAGTTAAGTGGAGCCGGTGGTGGTGGTTATCTAATTTTCGTCAGCGAAACACCTATAGAAAATGCAATTCAGATAAGAATAAGAAAAGCCGAATAA